Proteins encoded within one genomic window of Aquarana catesbeiana isolate 2022-GZ linkage group LG03, ASM4218655v1, whole genome shotgun sequence:
- the EIF4E1B gene encoding eukaryotic translation initiation factor 4E type 1B isoform X1 → MAAAEGSTLKGLPRRDNEKRRKKKDVVTTENVDKHPLQSRWALWFFKNVRSQPWQCNLRLVTTFNTVEDFWALYTHVQLASKLSSGCDYSIFKDGIEPMWEDSRNKRGGRWLITLSKQQRHSDLDTLWLETLLCLIGEAFDEYSEEVCGAVINIRAKGDKIALWTRETENREAVTYIGRVYKERLGLSSKAVIGYQAHADTATKSSSLTKNKFVV, encoded by the exons tcAACATTAAAAGGTCTTCCCAGAAGAGACaatgaaaaaaggagaaagaaaaaggacgTGGTTACTACAGAGAATGTGGACAAACATCCTCTCCAAAGCAG GTGGGCACTTTGGTTCTTTAAAAATGTCAGAAGCCAGCCATGGCAGTGTAATTTACGTCTTGTGACAACATTCAACACAGTGGAAGACTTCTGGGC ACTCTACACACATGTCCAGCTAGCAAGCAAGCTATCCTCTGGGTGTGACTACTCGATATTTAAG GATGGCATTGAACCCATGTGGGAAGACAGTAGGAACAAAAGAGGGGGGAGATGGCTCATCACTCTGTCCAAGCAGCAAAGACACAGTGACTTGGACACCCTTTGGCTGGAGACG CTGCTTTGTCTAATTGGTGAAGCTTTTGATGAATACAGTGAGGAGGTCTGTGGAGCTGTAATTAACATTCGTGCGAAAGGTGACAAAATAGCACTCTGGACCAGAGAGACGGAAAACAGAGAGGCTGTCACTTACATTGG ccgtgtTTATAAGGAGAGACTAGGCCTGTCTTCCAAGGCAGTCATTGGTTATCAAGCACATGCAGATACAGCCACAAAGAGCAGTTCCCTTACCAAGAACAAGTTTGTGGTGTGA
- the EIF4E1B gene encoding eukaryotic translation initiation factor 4E type 1B isoform X2: MQSTLKGLPRRDNEKRRKKKDVVTTENVDKHPLQSRWALWFFKNVRSQPWQCNLRLVTTFNTVEDFWALYTHVQLASKLSSGCDYSIFKDGIEPMWEDSRNKRGGRWLITLSKQQRHSDLDTLWLETLLCLIGEAFDEYSEEVCGAVINIRAKGDKIALWTRETENREAVTYIGRVYKERLGLSSKAVIGYQAHADTATKSSSLTKNKFVV; the protein is encoded by the exons ATGCAG tcAACATTAAAAGGTCTTCCCAGAAGAGACaatgaaaaaaggagaaagaaaaaggacgTGGTTACTACAGAGAATGTGGACAAACATCCTCTCCAAAGCAG GTGGGCACTTTGGTTCTTTAAAAATGTCAGAAGCCAGCCATGGCAGTGTAATTTACGTCTTGTGACAACATTCAACACAGTGGAAGACTTCTGGGC ACTCTACACACATGTCCAGCTAGCAAGCAAGCTATCCTCTGGGTGTGACTACTCGATATTTAAG GATGGCATTGAACCCATGTGGGAAGACAGTAGGAACAAAAGAGGGGGGAGATGGCTCATCACTCTGTCCAAGCAGCAAAGACACAGTGACTTGGACACCCTTTGGCTGGAGACG CTGCTTTGTCTAATTGGTGAAGCTTTTGATGAATACAGTGAGGAGGTCTGTGGAGCTGTAATTAACATTCGTGCGAAAGGTGACAAAATAGCACTCTGGACCAGAGAGACGGAAAACAGAGAGGCTGTCACTTACATTGG ccgtgtTTATAAGGAGAGACTAGGCCTGTCTTCCAAGGCAGTCATTGGTTATCAAGCACATGCAGATACAGCCACAAAGAGCAGTTCCCTTACCAAGAACAAGTTTGTGGTGTGA